A single window of Solenopsis invicta isolate M01_SB chromosome 3, UNIL_Sinv_3.0, whole genome shotgun sequence DNA harbors:
- the LOC105193042 gene encoding RWD domain-containing protein 2A → MYAPEEVMENLTAQVNELQALQSVYPTELTVADHGVLADINEYIERPDRDPPRWLEYAVAIPLNGESIELLINLPTNYPKEQPEVYARGSCLDRTQQCLLNKELSVVVKAQEAGEPCIYTLISWLQDNADSYLEASKVCNQAIKDGNVNKSGTGDRTAVIFARYWIYSHHIYSKFKRRDVANLAKENSITGFCLAGKPGIICMEGTLEDCDYCWQKIRTMNWHRILIKLLEKEEDCNNVDDMRKFTDFQEVSFPTTERHNDMGQLLKYLADHDCQHAFKELFGLEGKSSKLSD, encoded by the exons ATGTACGCTCCGGAGGAGGTGATGGAAAATCTGACGGCGCAGGTGAACGAGCTGCAGGCACTGCAGTCTGTCTACCCAACCGAGCTGACCGTGGCGGACCATGGGGTTTTGGCTGACATCAACGAGTACATTGAGCGCCCCGACCGGGACCCACCGCGGTGGCTGGAATACGCGGTCGCCATCCCGTTGAACGGT GAGAGCATCGAGCTGTTGATAAACTTACCGACTAATTACCCGAAAGAGCAACCCGAGGTATACGCGAGAGGCTCCTGTTTGGACAGAACGCAGCAGTGCCTGCTGAATAAAGAACTCTCGGTCGTTGTCAAGGCTCAGGAGGCGGGCGAGCCTTGCATCTACACGTTGATATCGTGGCTACAGGACAACGCCGATTCTTATCTCGAGGCTTCAAAGGTGTGTAACCAAGCGATTAAGGACGGCAACGTGAATAAAAGCGGCACGGGGGATCGGACCGCGGTGATATTCGCCAGATATTGGATCTATAGTCATCACATATACAGCAAGTTCAAACGACGGGACGTAGCTAATCTGGCGAAGGAGAACTCCATCACGGGATTTTGCTTAGCCGGTAAACCGGGAATAATTTGCATGGAGGGAACTCTGGAAGACTGCGACTACTGCTGGCAAAAG ATTCGAACTATGAATTGGCacagaatattaataaagttattagaAAAAGAGGAAGATTGCAACAATGTGGACGACATGCGCAAGTTTACGGACTTCCAAGAAGTCTCCTTTCCCACTACCGAGCGTCACAACGATATGGGTCAACTTCTCAAGTACCTAGCTGATCACGATTGCCAGCATGCATTCAAGGAACTTTTTGGATTAGAAGGAAAATCTAGCAAATTATCAGATTAA
- the LOC105193045 gene encoding anaphase-promoting complex subunit 10, whose product MSNKTNNNGEIDPVQEQLTGRVREVGNYAIWSLSSCKPGFGVDQLRDDITETYWQSDGQLPHLVNIQFKRKTTIRDICIYTDYKLDESYTPNRISIRAGTNFNDLQEVEVMDLNEPSGWIVIPIKNINDRPIRTFMIQIAVISNHQNGRDTHMRQIKIHSPAQDILGPPAPYIPGQFLTNEFLRYATIR is encoded by the exons TGGCCGAGTACGAGAGGTCGGGAACTACGCGATCTGGAGCTTGTCCAGTTGTAAACCGGGATTCGGCGTGGACCAGCTTCGCGATGACATCACGGAAACGTACTGGCAATCGGACGGGCAGCTGCCTCACTTGGTGAACATACAGTTCAAGAGGAAGACGACCATTCGTGACATATGTATCTACACGGATTACAAACTGGATGAGAGCTACACTCCCAACAG GATAAGCATCAGAGCTGGGACCAACTTCAATGATCTGCAGGAGGTAGAGGTGATGGACCTGAATGAGCCAAGCGGGTGGATAGTGATTCCTATTAAGAATATTAATGATCGGCCCATTAGGACGTTTATGATTCAGATAGCGGTCATTAGCAATCATCAGAATGGCAGGGATACCCACATGAGACAGATCAAGATCCACAGCCCTGCGCAAGACATTCTTGGCCCACCAGCGCCTTACATCCCAGGACAATTTCTCACCAATGAATTTTTACGCTACGCTACTATTAGATAA